A window from Longimicrobium sp. encodes these proteins:
- the rpsO gene encoding 30S ribosomal protein S15 has protein sequence MALTAENRDEIVKKYQLHENDRGSTKVQIALLTARINDLTGHFRAHKKDHHSRQGLLKMVGQRRSLLDYLRRNDLDAYRALIADLGLRH, from the coding sequence ATGGCACTCACGGCTGAAAACCGCGACGAAATCGTCAAGAAGTACCAGCTGCACGAGAACGACCGTGGCAGCACCAAGGTTCAGATCGCGCTGCTGACCGCGCGCATCAACGACCTGACCGGGCACTTCCGCGCCCACAAGAAGGACCATCACAGCCGCCAGGGGCTGCTGAAGATGGTGGGCCAGCGCCGCAGCCTGCTCGACTACCTGCGCCGCAACGATCTCGACGCCTATCGCGCACTGATCGCGGACCTGGGGCTGCGCCACTGA